AGTTTTATTAATCGGATCGACAATTCTGTTATATACTGGGGTTACAGCATATGTTTTACGTTCTACATCCCCACAAGCTAAATAAAATCATTTATCATAGATGACTACATTTGATCTTTTTAAACAAAGACAAATGGAGTCATCTTTTTTTGCTATTTTATGTTAATACGCAAGCCCGTTGTATAAAAAGATTTGTGCTCCTGCGCAGGTTCCTCGCAGAAAATATAATGAACGCTTTTGCGTATGAAAAACAGTGCTCCTGCGCGGGCTCGTCGCAGAAAATATAATGAACGCTTTTGCGTATGAGAAACAGTGCTCCTGCGCGAGCTCGTCGCAGAAAATATAATGAACGCTTTTGCGTATGAGAAACAGTGCTCCTGCGCGGGCTCGTCGCAGAAAATATAATGAACGCTATTGCGTATGAAAAACAGTGCTCCTGCGCGAGCTCGTCGCAGAAAATATAATGAACGCTATTGCGTATGAAAAACAGTGCTCCTGCGAAGGTTCCTCGCAGAAAATATAATGAACGCTTTTGCGTATGAAAAACAGTGCTCCTGCGCGAGCTCGTCGCAGAAAATATAATGAACGCTTTTGCGTATGAAAAACAGTGCTCCTGCGCGGGCTCGTCGCAGAAAATATAATGAACGCTTTTGCGTATGAAAAACAGTGCTCTTGCGCGGGCTCGTCGCAGTAAATATAATGAACGCTATTGCGTATGAAAAACAGTGCTCCTGCGAAGGTTCCTCACAGAAAATATAATGAGCGCTTTTGCGTATTAGAAACAGTGCCCCTGCGAAGGTTCCTCGCAGAAAATATAATGAACGCTTTTGCGTATGAGAAACAGTGCTCCTGCGCGAGCTTGTCGCAGAAAATATAATGAACGCTTTTGCGTATGAGAAACAGTGCTCCTGCGCGAGCTCGTCGCAGAAAATATAATGAACGCTTTTGCGTTCATTATATTTTTGCTATGATGTACATATATTGTCGAATTATAAAGGGGAATTATTTTTTAATGGTGAATATAGAAGAGCTCCATATAATAAAAGAACGAAATGCGTTACTTGCAACATTATTCCAACAAAATAAAGATGATGAACGTTTTGCAAAAGCAAAATCATTTGCAGAGAAACTAGAAAAAGGGACGTTCACAATTGCATTTGCTGGGCATTTTTCAGCAGGTAAATCTAGCATGATCAATGCTTTAGTTGATGAACAGTTGCTCCCAACAAGCCCAATTCCCACTTCTGCTAATATTGTAACTGTGCAAAAGACGGATGAAAATTATGCGCTCGTGCACTTTCTGGATAGAGCACCTGTAAAGTTTTCCGGAGAATATGATATTCAACTAGTTAAAAAATATTCGAAAGATGGGAATAACGTTTCTCAAATCGAGATTGGCCATTCCGGATCTCATTTGCCAGAAGGAATTACTGTTATGGATACTCCTGGTGTAGATTCAACAGATGATGCACATCGTGTTTCGACAGAATCTGCACTTCATCTTGCGGATATCGTGTTCTATGTTATGGATTATAATCATGTTCAGTCTGAACTTAATTTTCAATTTACGAAGCAATTACTTCATTATAATGAGAATGTATATTTAATTGTAAACCAAGTTGATAAACATAGAGAAGAAGAATTATCATTTGAAGATTTTAAACAATCAGTTGCGCGTGCATTTAAAGCATGGGCAGTCGAACCAAAAGATATTTTCTACACTTCTTTAAAAGATAAAAATTTTATTCATAATGACTTTTCAAAAGTGCAACAAATTGTCCAACATTCCATTCAAAATAAAGATGATTATTTTCTTACCGCTGCTAATGCTACTTTAAAGAAACTATCGGATGAACATCGAAATTTTTTAGAGGATGAAAAAGCACTATGCTTAGAGGCGTTTGAAGACCAATTAACAGAAGAAGAATGGGTTAATAAAGAAGAGATAAAAGAACAACTAGAAATATCACAAAAGCAAACAGAGCTTCAGGATATTAGCCTTTGGAAAAAAACTTTCGAAGATCAGCGGAAAGTTATGTTAGAAAATGCCTCGATTATGCCATATGAAATGAGGGATTTCCTTAAGTTATACGCAGAAGGCATGCAGAGTTCTTTTAAAGTTGGATTTATCGGAAGTAAAAAGAAAACGGAAGAAGAAAGACAAAGAAGGTTAGAAGAGGCAAGACAATACCTCGAAAAAGTTATTTCTACTAATATTTCTGTTCATCTAAAACAATTGATGAAAGGTATGCTAAAAGATGTTTCTCTATTAACTTCTGAACGAACGAATGAAATAGACGAAAGAGCATTTGAAATTGCATCATCACTCATTAGTGGGCCATTACATGATGGTGCAAGTACAACGGGAGATGCGCTTCAACATTTTGCTAATCGTGTTCGAGATGCTGTTATTCGATTTTTTGTTGTGGAAACTGATAGTTGGAAAGAAAAAACAATACGTTTTATGCATGAACACCCACTAGAAGAAACAGAAATGATTGAACAAAAAACGCAAATTTTGAATGGTAAGATGTTGGCAATTCATGCCATAGAAGAAATAGATCTTAAACTTCATTCGTTTGAACAAGCGATTAAAACGCCTGTCTTAGCGCTGAGAAATGACCGCGATCAATTGATGTTGGAATGGGAAAATGAACGACATATTTTCAGGAATTCTATAACAGAGTTTGATCCGTCATCAGAGGAAAAGGAACAGAAGATTGAACAAACGTCATTTACGGAAAAAGTTGAGTCAAATGAGATAATACTTCCTGCAGATGCTGTTTTAAAAAGAGCAAATAGAATTGGAGAAGTATTAAAACAATTACCAGATTTCCGGGAAGCAGCTGACATTATTAAGCGAAAAGCAAAACGGGTAGAAAACCAACAATTTACAATTGCTTTATTTGGAGCATTTAGTGCTGGTAAATCAAGCTTTTCAAATGCATTAATGGGAGCAAATGTATTGCCTGTCTCACCGAATCCAACAACTGCTGCAATAAATAAAATTCATCCGGTTTCAGAAAAACATCCACATAACACGGCAGATGTTGCATTCAAAACAAAAGAACAATTATTAGTTGATGTAGCCTTTGCTTATAGCCAGTTGGGAATTATGGTTATGTCTTTGGAAGATGCCTTTGATCAGGCGAGTATTGTCATGAATCAAGCTGTTGCAGAAGAAGTGCATAAATCTTTTATTATCGCTTTTTATAAAGGTTACCCAACTTTCCAACATCAACTAGGTAAAGTGCTTCGAGTATCAGGTGAAGAGTTTGGAAAGTATGTGGCAGAAGAATCCAGAAGTTGTTTTGTCGATTTCATTGACTTTTATTATGACTGTGAATTGACGAGACTCGGAGTCACATTAGTGGATACACCAGGAGCAGATTCTATCAATGCGCGACATACTGGGGTTGCGTTTGATTATATTCGAAATGCAGACGCCGTCCTGTTTGTTACGTATTTTAATCATGCATTTGCAAAAGCAGACCGAGAGTTTTTAATACAGCTTGGGCGCGTGAAAGATGCTTTTGAACTGGATAAAATGTTTTTTGTTGTGAATGCCATTGATCTTGCTGACACGGTAGAGGAAGCAAGTCTTGTGAAGCAATATGTGCAAGAGGAACTACAACGTTTCGGTATTCGGTTCCCAAGAGTATACGGTGTATCTAGCTTACAAGCATTAAAAGAAAAGGTTGAATCTACTACATTACATGAAGGAATGGTGCAATTTGAGAAAGAATTCCTTCGATTTTTAGATAAGGACTTGAAACAAATTGCAGTAACCTCATTAGAGGAAGAAGCAACCCGTCAGCAGACTAAATTGTTTACATTAATCGAACAAACGGAAGCAAATCTTGCGAGAAAAGATGCAAGGCTACAAGAATTGCGTGAGCAAGAGCAAAATATTCGTAAGCGCTTTGCAGGCTCCATGTCTGCTATTACAGCGAAAGAGGCAAACCAAGAGCTTGAAACCTTGTTATATTATGTTCTTCAACGTGTATATTATCGTTTCAATGAATTTTTTAAAGAAGCATATAATCCATCGCTATTTACAAATAAATCGGGTAACGTGGCATTAGAAATAGCGTTAAAGGATATGCTTGGCATGTTGCGATTTGATTTAGAGCAAGAAATGCGTGTGACTAACTTCCGTGTGCTGCAATTTATTCAAAAACAAATAAAACAGTTGGAAAAAGAAGAGTTGCGGGTATTAAAAGACTGGAATGCTAGCTTTACATTTACACCACACGAAAGTGAAAAATGGGATTTATTAGAATTCACTGGTCCATTTAAAGAAATAGCGAAATATGACAACGTCAAATCTTACTATAGAAATACGAAATCGTTTTTTGAAAAAAATGAAAAAGAAAAACTGCGGGATGCTTTATCTGAACAGACAAAAATAGAGGCACAGGCTTATATAGAAAAAGAACAGTCGAGACTTTCTAAGTGGGTAGAGCAGTGTGTGGATTTGGAAACAGAATCTGTTCGATTAAAGTGGTTAAGTGAATCTGTTGCACAAATTGAGGCCGAACGAAAATTATTGGAACAGGAAGAAATACTTGCAAAATGGAAAGAAATTTACGAACGTGTTTCTAATGAAGGGGGATAATAGGGTGAGTAACGTTTTTATAGATTTGAAAAATTTAATTGGAAAAGATGTCCGGTATATTGACACTCGCTTTGATCTT
The nucleotide sequence above comes from Psychrobacillus glaciei. Encoded proteins:
- a CDS encoding dynamin family protein, which gives rise to MVNIEELHIIKERNALLATLFQQNKDDERFAKAKSFAEKLEKGTFTIAFAGHFSAGKSSMINALVDEQLLPTSPIPTSANIVTVQKTDENYALVHFLDRAPVKFSGEYDIQLVKKYSKDGNNVSQIEIGHSGSHLPEGITVMDTPGVDSTDDAHRVSTESALHLADIVFYVMDYNHVQSELNFQFTKQLLHYNENVYLIVNQVDKHREEELSFEDFKQSVARAFKAWAVEPKDIFYTSLKDKNFIHNDFSKVQQIVQHSIQNKDDYFLTAANATLKKLSDEHRNFLEDEKALCLEAFEDQLTEEEWVNKEEIKEQLEISQKQTELQDISLWKKTFEDQRKVMLENASIMPYEMRDFLKLYAEGMQSSFKVGFIGSKKKTEEERQRRLEEARQYLEKVISTNISVHLKQLMKGMLKDVSLLTSERTNEIDERAFEIASSLISGPLHDGASTTGDALQHFANRVRDAVIRFFVVETDSWKEKTIRFMHEHPLEETEMIEQKTQILNGKMLAIHAIEEIDLKLHSFEQAIKTPVLALRNDRDQLMLEWENERHIFRNSITEFDPSSEEKEQKIEQTSFTEKVESNEIILPADAVLKRANRIGEVLKQLPDFREAADIIKRKAKRVENQQFTIALFGAFSAGKSSFSNALMGANVLPVSPNPTTAAINKIHPVSEKHPHNTADVAFKTKEQLLVDVAFAYSQLGIMVMSLEDAFDQASIVMNQAVAEEVHKSFIIAFYKGYPTFQHQLGKVLRVSGEEFGKYVAEESRSCFVDFIDFYYDCELTRLGVTLVDTPGADSINARHTGVAFDYIRNADAVLFVTYFNHAFAKADREFLIQLGRVKDAFELDKMFFVVNAIDLADTVEEASLVKQYVQEELQRFGIRFPRVYGVSSLQALKEKVESTTLHEGMVQFEKEFLRFLDKDLKQIAVTSLEEEATRQQTKLFTLIEQTEANLARKDARLQELREQEQNIRKRFAGSMSAITAKEANQELETLLYYVLQRVYYRFNEFFKEAYNPSLFTNKSGNVALEIALKDMLGMLRFDLEQEMRVTNFRVLQFIQKQIKQLEKEELRVLKDWNASFTFTPHESEKWDLLEFTGPFKEIAKYDNVKSYYRNTKSFFEKNEKEKLRDALSEQTKIEAQAYIEKEQSRLSKWVEQCVDLETESVRLKWLSESVAQIEAERKLLEQEEILAKWKEIYERVSNEGG